The following coding sequences lie in one Pontibacter sp. G13 genomic window:
- a CDS encoding glycine--tRNA ligase has translation MNYDELFPTIVSHAKEYGFIFPSSEVYENGLQAVYDYGQLGVELKRNIKTAWWKAMVQMHENIVGLDAAILMHPTVWKASGHVDAFNDPMIDNKDSKKRYRADNLIEEHIDKLLAKSRKDTAKRAKKEGWEEGSEEYNGFLHKNRNAVKAQEVQEQLATALSNDDLEGLRNIIIEQKIVCPVSGSKEWSEVRQFNLMFKTQLGATADSAMDLYLRPETAQGIFVNFLNVQKTSRMKLPFGIAQIGKAFRNEIVARQFIFRMREFEQMEMQFFIKPGTQEEWFNYWKEYRIKWHQALGIQDDRLTFHEHEKLAHYADAAEDIQFHFPMGIKELEGIHSRTDFDLKQHMEFSGKKMQYFDPEDQTSYVPYVIETSVGLDRTFLAHLCNAYEEEEVPSAKGTMEVRKVLKLHPVLAPYKVAVFPLVRKDGLPEIAREIISDLKIEHNVMYDEKDAVGRRYRRHDAIGTPFCVTVDYETKDDQCVTIRERDTMKQERIPISEVSNYVREKLSWKNILA, from the coding sequence ATGAATTACGACGAACTATTTCCGACCATCGTCTCCCATGCCAAGGAGTATGGGTTCATTTTCCCCTCCAGCGAAGTCTATGAAAATGGCCTCCAAGCGGTGTACGACTATGGCCAGCTCGGCGTGGAATTGAAGCGAAACATCAAGACCGCCTGGTGGAAAGCCATGGTGCAGATGCACGAGAATATCGTGGGTCTTGATGCGGCGATTTTGATGCATCCTACGGTCTGGAAGGCATCTGGTCACGTCGACGCCTTCAACGATCCGATGATCGACAACAAGGATTCCAAGAAGCGCTACCGTGCTGACAACCTGATCGAGGAACACATCGACAAGTTGCTGGCCAAGTCGCGCAAGGATACTGCGAAGCGGGCGAAAAAAGAAGGTTGGGAAGAAGGCTCAGAGGAATACAACGGCTTCTTGCACAAAAACCGGAATGCGGTGAAGGCACAGGAGGTGCAGGAGCAATTGGCCACGGCACTGTCCAATGACGATTTGGAGGGCCTTCGGAATATCATCATCGAGCAAAAAATCGTGTGCCCGGTGTCTGGCTCCAAGGAGTGGTCTGAGGTACGTCAGTTCAACCTGATGTTCAAGACTCAATTGGGAGCTACCGCCGATAGTGCGATGGATCTATATCTTCGTCCGGAGACTGCACAGGGGATTTTTGTCAACTTCCTCAATGTACAAAAGACTTCACGGATGAAGCTTCCATTTGGGATCGCCCAGATCGGTAAGGCATTCCGTAACGAGATCGTTGCGCGTCAGTTCATCTTCCGGATGCGAGAATTTGAGCAGATGGAGATGCAATTTTTCATCAAGCCCGGGACGCAAGAGGAGTGGTTCAACTATTGGAAGGAGTACCGCATCAAGTGGCATCAGGCGCTCGGTATCCAAGATGATCGTTTGACATTCCACGAGCATGAGAAATTGGCTCACTACGCCGATGCTGCTGAGGACATTCAGTTCCATTTCCCGATGGGAATCAAGGAGCTGGAGGGAATTCACTCTCGTACGGACTTTGACCTGAAGCAGCACATGGAGTTCTCCGGCAAGAAGATGCAATACTTCGACCCCGAGGATCAAACCTCCTACGTGCCCTACGTGATCGAGACCTCTGTCGGACTGGACCGTACCTTCTTGGCGCACTTGTGCAATGCCTACGAAGAGGAGGAAGTACCATCTGCCAAGGGAACGATGGAAGTACGTAAAGTACTCAAGCTCCACCCGGTGTTGGCTCCATACAAAGTGGCGGTATTCCCATTGGTCCGCAAAGACGGATTGCCAGAAATCGCCCGAGAGATCATCAGTGACCTCAAGATCGAGCACAATGTGATGTATGACGAGAAGGATGCTGTAGGGCGTCGCTACCGTCGTCACGATGCGATCGGTACTCCATTCTGCGTCACCGTGGACTACGAAACGAAGGATGACCAGTGCGTCACCATTCGCGAGCGGGACACGATGAAGCAGGAGCGAATTCCGATTTCTGAGGTGAGCAACTACGTTCGCGAGAAATTGAGCTGGAAAAATATTCTTGCTTAG
- a CDS encoding C25 family cysteine peptidase codes for MKKFGMLVWALLLSLPSIYAQFEYGNDWYVQHANDPFVKLVVKEDGIYRVTAADLQNEGINVASITPQNIHLYYRGEEMPIHVQASGGTLEYVEFFGKRNDGKVDSVMYRNPISGIHDPTMQPNKEVSFYTNESAYFLSWNNTPSGERMFTIFDPTYSNFTPEPYFKYEYRLNYIPTITSGVNYVRGGGGSFDEIYTLNTDFVLGEGFHGPALSTGTSGSKTLTMETPAPANIGSSVNVQARVFGRSTSPHHLQIALNGDFSNTVLDTIYPIDTIYIKTFERDHTGFGNLSEETDLTFLALNPTTDNSNITWASIEYDRLPDMKGDSILHIRNWDKTQKTYLSLDNVEGSDTLWAYDLKNRVRNVGLINGTSAQILVQGFGNSRPLYIATDAAIKQPEIREVKLNNLYDVTQGAEFVIVAHRNLTASAEAYAAYRDTATTNPVNGARVVYTDEIYDEFGYGSHTAWAIKRFCKYTLDNWEIRPKYFLFWGKGYARSHGSEDATAVLSYGYPASDIVYVGQYDQNSHAINPQAAVGRVSIFFDSDGFAYLDKVKEYESTDWDVWMKRGVFLGGGGNNTEQNSISGAMNNYIDVFQEGSFGGNPFYFQKRSSATVDPDIAGYHDEISSGVSLIHFFGHSTSNLQDISIREPADYGNDHQYPFMIAMGCYGGDYSVGSSVNPTFGELWVSQPERGAIGYFANTSAGYLIPLDQYGRIFYRNLYSRMVGQPIGEIIQRTVQTYTDSLIGIQYRNHGKQMNLQGDPAVILAHPLKPDLAIDASSFYFSDPALSAQEDSFEVNLVINNYGLVEGDSFSVSIKQQVPNGQVIFHPEERFPIVSYRDTFQVILKNQVGDVMTGQNFFEVKVDSRDEFDELDESNNVVVYNKTISGNVPAILFPAEYAVVADPQITLQASSFFVSRNQPVEYLFEIDTLPTFDSDFKEVSGVVAGTSILGEWNIPFSMTDSTVYYWRVKLANTPLAIWKTSSFQYIQNRTGWGQSQYAQYSQSQFNGVLPDDLHEQWNFNILAAQYEFFIREGGGFTYALNGDLRDLILYGIFSDALVYLIIDQNTLELKNQITQGPFGVLRTPSEHYRLASIINQVDDGDYVMVASQKNPRVPTFTQSMFSALSDIGASNTIRSLDDGDGFLIFGRKGRPNSAIEMFVTEPGESKSYATILNAYDLSGRVISSRVGPASAWDELSWDWSSPDRIPDESTLLDVYAIRENGTDSLIYQTLNPGTFNLDQVSADRFPYLRLEAQMMDSANHTPPVLDNWHVLHEPVPDVALDPYSSYEFKSDTLLEGQDVYLKMAATNLSDVPVNDSMEVVLRLVRPDRSQLILDTLTIAPPPVSGEPVVFDYTFSSLNKQLDGRIILSVELNPDRDIVEQHYFNNIYNQEFLLVVDRRNPVLDVTFDGKHIINGDIVSPTPEILVEINDENEFLALNDTANFDLFFKKGTGVASEYERIYISTDPRVVWEPAELPENKARLTFYPGQGVPLEDGEYALRVQGKDQSNNEAGIAGQYYEIEFEVENESAISRILNYPNPFSTSTRFVYTLTGSEVPELFQIHIYTITGRLVKVVDLAAMGDVHIGRNITNYAWDGTDEYGDRLANGVYLYRVVTKTSGEQFELRDENIEQYFNNGWGKMYLMR; via the coding sequence ATGAAAAAATTTGGAATGCTAGTCTGGGCGCTCTTGCTGAGTTTGCCTAGCATATATGCGCAATTTGAATATGGCAATGATTGGTACGTCCAGCATGCCAACGATCCCTTTGTCAAACTGGTCGTCAAGGAGGATGGTATCTACCGAGTCACTGCCGCAGATCTCCAAAACGAAGGAATCAACGTCGCGTCCATCACGCCACAAAATATTCACCTTTATTACCGTGGGGAGGAAATGCCGATCCACGTCCAAGCTTCCGGCGGAACCTTGGAGTATGTGGAGTTCTTCGGGAAGCGGAATGATGGTAAGGTGGACTCTGTGATGTACCGGAATCCGATTTCCGGAATCCACGATCCAACCATGCAGCCTAACAAGGAGGTCAGTTTCTACACCAATGAATCTGCTTATTTCCTCTCTTGGAACAACACCCCCTCTGGCGAACGGATGTTCACCATCTTCGATCCTACCTATAGCAATTTCACCCCAGAACCTTATTTCAAATACGAGTATCGTCTCAACTATATCCCGACCATCACCAGTGGCGTGAATTATGTGCGCGGTGGAGGAGGGTCCTTCGATGAAATCTATACCTTGAATACCGATTTCGTATTGGGCGAAGGCTTTCATGGACCAGCACTTTCGACAGGGACCAGCGGCTCCAAAACGCTCACGATGGAAACGCCAGCTCCTGCCAATATCGGTTCTTCCGTCAATGTTCAGGCCCGAGTCTTTGGTCGTTCCACTTCTCCACACCATTTGCAAATTGCCTTGAATGGGGATTTCAGCAATACGGTGCTTGACACGATTTACCCCATTGATACGATCTATATCAAGACCTTTGAGCGAGACCATACAGGTTTTGGGAACCTATCCGAGGAAACGGATTTGACCTTTTTGGCACTGAATCCAACTACCGACAACAGCAATATCACGTGGGCTTCAATTGAATATGACCGCCTACCGGATATGAAAGGCGACTCGATTCTCCATATCCGAAACTGGGACAAGACACAAAAGACCTACTTGTCGCTCGACAATGTGGAGGGAAGCGATACCCTCTGGGCGTATGACCTGAAAAACAGAGTCCGAAATGTGGGCTTGATAAATGGTACTTCCGCCCAGATTTTGGTGCAGGGATTTGGCAACAGTCGCCCCTTATATATCGCGACTGATGCCGCCATCAAGCAGCCTGAGATTCGCGAAGTGAAATTGAATAACCTCTATGATGTCACTCAGGGGGCAGAATTCGTGATTGTTGCTCACCGCAACCTGACTGCATCAGCTGAGGCTTATGCAGCTTATCGAGACACCGCTACCACCAATCCCGTCAATGGCGCGCGTGTGGTCTACACGGATGAGATCTATGATGAGTTTGGATACGGTAGCCATACAGCTTGGGCGATCAAGCGATTCTGCAAGTACACCTTAGACAATTGGGAGATCAGACCCAAGTATTTCCTGTTTTGGGGAAAAGGATATGCCCGATCTCATGGCTCGGAAGATGCTACAGCGGTACTTTCCTATGGCTATCCAGCCAGTGATATCGTGTATGTCGGCCAATACGACCAGAACTCTCATGCCATCAATCCCCAAGCTGCGGTAGGACGGGTAAGCATCTTCTTTGACTCGGATGGATTTGCCTATCTCGACAAAGTCAAGGAATACGAATCGACCGATTGGGATGTCTGGATGAAACGGGGCGTATTTCTCGGTGGAGGCGGTAACAATACCGAGCAAAACTCCATTTCCGGCGCGATGAACAATTACATCGACGTGTTTCAAGAAGGCTCATTTGGAGGTAATCCCTTTTACTTCCAAAAGCGAAGCTCAGCGACAGTCGATCCCGATATTGCGGGTTACCACGATGAGATTTCCAGTGGTGTTTCACTCATTCACTTCTTCGGTCATTCCACTTCGAATCTTCAGGATATTTCGATTCGAGAGCCTGCCGACTATGGCAACGATCATCAATATCCCTTCATGATCGCTATGGGATGCTACGGAGGAGACTATTCGGTGGGAAGTTCCGTCAACCCTACTTTCGGAGAGTTGTGGGTGTCTCAACCTGAACGGGGGGCCATTGGATATTTTGCGAATACCAGCGCAGGGTATCTGATTCCGCTTGATCAATATGGGCGGATCTTCTATCGAAACCTCTATTCTCGAATGGTCGGCCAGCCCATTGGGGAAATCATCCAGAGGACAGTCCAGACCTACACAGACTCGCTTATCGGGATTCAATACCGGAATCACGGCAAACAGATGAATCTCCAAGGAGACCCAGCCGTCATTTTGGCACATCCGTTGAAGCCAGATCTCGCCATTGATGCTTCCAGTTTCTACTTCTCGGACCCGGCATTGTCAGCACAGGAGGATTCATTTGAGGTGAATTTGGTGATCAATAACTATGGCTTGGTGGAAGGAGATAGTTTCTCAGTTTCCATTAAGCAACAGGTCCCCAACGGGCAGGTCATTTTTCATCCAGAAGAACGATTCCCCATCGTATCCTATCGAGATACTTTCCAGGTCATTCTAAAAAATCAGGTGGGAGATGTCATGACGGGGCAAAACTTCTTTGAAGTAAAAGTGGATAGTCGCGACGAATTTGACGAATTGGATGAATCCAACAATGTCGTTGTCTACAACAAGACGATTTCCGGCAATGTCCCTGCGATTTTATTTCCAGCCGAATATGCAGTGGTAGCCGATCCGCAGATTACGCTACAGGCTTCTTCCTTCTTTGTCTCACGGAATCAACCTGTGGAATATCTATTTGAGATAGATACTCTTCCGACTTTTGATTCGGATTTCAAGGAGGTCTCAGGCGTGGTGGCAGGTACTTCTATCTTGGGAGAATGGAACATACCGTTTTCGATGACAGATAGTACGGTCTATTATTGGCGGGTCAAATTGGCCAATACCCCGCTGGCGATCTGGAAAACTTCTTCCTTTCAGTACATCCAGAATCGCACGGGTTGGGGCCAATCTCAATACGCCCAATACAGCCAAAGCCAGTTCAACGGTGTCCTCCCAGACGACCTGCATGAACAATGGAATTTCAACATTCTGGCCGCGCAATATGAATTCTTCATCCGTGAAGGTGGGGGATTCACCTACGCCTTGAACGGCGATCTTCGGGATTTGATCCTGTATGGGATTTTCTCCGATGCATTGGTGTATCTGATCATTGATCAAAATACACTGGAGCTAAAAAACCAAATCACTCAAGGGCCATTTGGGGTGTTGAGAACTCCCTCGGAGCACTACCGGCTTGCGAGCATCATCAATCAGGTAGATGATGGGGACTATGTGATGGTCGCGAGCCAGAAAAACCCTCGCGTTCCGACATTTACCCAGAGTATGTTCAGTGCGCTATCCGATATCGGTGCCTCCAATACCATTCGTTCGTTGGATGACGGAGACGGATTCTTGATTTTTGGTAGAAAAGGCAGGCCCAATTCCGCCATCGAAATGTTTGTCACAGAGCCTGGGGAGTCCAAATCTTACGCCACGATCCTGAATGCCTATGACCTTTCTGGCAGAGTGATTTCGAGTCGAGTGGGACCGGCGAGTGCCTGGGATGAGCTATCCTGGGATTGGTCGAGCCCCGATCGCATCCCAGATGAATCCACATTGCTGGATGTGTATGCGATTCGTGAAAACGGCACTGACTCCTTGATTTATCAGACCCTTAATCCCGGTACTTTCAACCTAGATCAGGTGTCTGCCGATAGATTTCCATATCTGCGATTGGAAGCTCAGATGATGGATTCCGCGAATCATACCCCTCCGGTTCTGGATAATTGGCATGTCTTGCACGAGCCCGTTCCAGATGTGGCGCTCGATCCATACAGTAGTTACGAGTTCAAATCCGACACGCTGCTGGAAGGCCAGGATGTATACCTCAAAATGGCAGCCACCAACCTGAGCGATGTTCCGGTGAATGACAGCATGGAGGTGGTGCTGAGACTGGTGCGACCAGATCGGAGTCAGTTGATCTTGGATACCTTGACCATCGCGCCACCACCTGTGAGTGGAGAGCCAGTGGTATTTGATTATACCTTCTCTTCCCTCAACAAGCAGCTGGATGGCCGGATCATTTTGAGCGTGGAGCTGAATCCGGATCGGGATATCGTCGAGCAACATTACTTCAACAATATTTACAATCAGGAATTCTTGCTGGTGGTGGACCGTCGCAATCCCGTGTTGGATGTCACCTTCGATGGCAAGCATATCATCAATGGCGATATTGTCTCTCCGACCCCAGAAATTCTGGTCGAAATCAATGATGAGAACGAATTCCTCGCTCTGAATGACACAGCAAACTTCGACCTCTTCTTCAAGAAAGGAACCGGGGTAGCTTCAGAATACGAGCGGATCTACATTTCGACAGATCCACGTGTGGTGTGGGAGCCTGCTGAATTGCCAGAGAACAAGGCGAGATTGACTTTCTATCCCGGCCAAGGAGTGCCCTTGGAGGATGGCGAATATGCCCTTCGCGTCCAAGGAAAGGATCAATCCAACAATGAGGCTGGAATTGCCGGGCAGTATTACGAGATTGAATTTGAGGTCGAAAACGAAAGTGCGATTTCTCGCATTCTCAACTATCCGAATCCATTCTCCACTTCAACCCGATTTGTCTACACTTTGACAGGATCTGAGGTGCCCGAATTGTTCCAAATCCATATCTACACGATCACGGGACGATTGGTGAAAGTAGTCGATCTGGCGGCGATGGGCGATGTGCATATTGGCCGAAACATCACCAACTATGCTTGGGATGGGACGGATGAATACGGCGACCGATTGGCCAATGGCGTGTATCTTTACCGCGTAGTGACCAAAACTTCCGGAGAGCAATTTGAGCTTCGGGATGAAAATATTGAACAGTACTTCAACAACGGTTGGGGGAAAATGTACTTGATGCGTTGA
- a CDS encoding PorV/PorQ family protein, with protein MKIFKVWPLLVMYMACSLAWAQDPDDPSGGGNSTIAPKYANEFLKIGIGARALGMGNTQAAIATDVTAGYWNPAGLTADGAPLNPEVALMHASYFANIANYNYGAIAFPIDSTGDRRFAASFIRLGIDDIPNTLDLIRPDGSFDYAAVSSFSETSLAVLLSYSWRVKSIKGLTMGTNFKVIYRGAGNFLTAWGVGLDVGARYQKGRFSAGLMLQDITNTLTAWTFNTEVFEQDFINTGNEVPVNSIELTRPSARIGLAYDLKLAKKLSLLLSTDTDVYFDGNRSSFLIKGGGVSIDPHAGMELALMNNEYRKVAFLRGGFYNLQQDIDTDGEETTSLFPTVGAGVVIKNFQLDYALSNIGNLSQNLHSHVISVKFSFQ; from the coding sequence ATGAAAATCTTCAAAGTATGGCCCTTGCTTGTCATGTACATGGCTTGCTCACTAGCATGGGCTCAAGATCCTGACGATCCGTCAGGAGGAGGCAACTCCACCATTGCTCCCAAGTATGCCAATGAATTTCTCAAAATCGGGATTGGTGCCCGAGCATTGGGGATGGGCAACACGCAGGCAGCCATTGCCACGGATGTGACCGCTGGGTACTGGAATCCCGCAGGACTCACCGCAGATGGCGCTCCCCTCAATCCCGAGGTCGCGCTCATGCATGCTTCCTACTTTGCCAATATCGCCAACTACAACTATGGCGCAATTGCATTCCCCATCGATTCCACCGGAGACCGTCGTTTTGCCGCGAGCTTCATCCGCCTTGGGATCGACGATATCCCCAACACCCTAGACTTGATCCGACCAGATGGCAGCTTTGATTATGCTGCGGTCTCAAGTTTCTCGGAAACGTCTCTCGCGGTTCTCCTCTCCTATTCGTGGAGGGTCAAATCCATCAAAGGATTGACCATGGGAACCAACTTCAAGGTCATCTATCGAGGAGCAGGTAACTTCCTGACGGCTTGGGGAGTGGGACTCGATGTTGGGGCTCGCTACCAAAAGGGGCGTTTTTCTGCTGGATTGATGCTGCAGGACATTACCAATACCCTGACGGCGTGGACTTTCAATACTGAAGTATTTGAACAAGACTTCATCAATACCGGCAACGAGGTGCCCGTCAACTCGATCGAGTTGACCCGGCCATCTGCCCGAATCGGACTTGCCTACGATTTGAAACTCGCCAAGAAACTATCGCTGCTACTCAGTACTGACACCGATGTGTACTTTGATGGAAATCGGAGCAGTTTCCTGATCAAAGGAGGCGGGGTCAGCATTGATCCACATGCAGGCATGGAATTGGCTTTGATGAATAACGAATATCGAAAAGTCGCTTTCTTGAGAGGAGGCTTTTATAACCTACAGCAAGATATCGACACGGATGGAGAGGAGACTACCAGTCTTTTTCCGACGGTCGGCGCTGGCGTGGTGATCAAGAATTTCCAGTTGGACTATGCATTGTCCAACATCGGAAACCTTTCCCAAAACCTGCACTCTCATGTCATTTCTGTCAAGTTCAGTTTTCAGTAA
- a CDS encoding peptide MFS transporter, producing the protein MSNHTDAYAEIDKQPHFLGHPAGLFVLFFTEMWERFSYYGMRGILTLYIAASATAADPGLGWTTKDALWLYGWYTMLVYVMSIPGGYIADKFLGQKKTVYLGGLLLCAGHGVLAIPDKTAFFIGLGLIILGVGCLKPNISTMVGGLYRPGDPRRDSGFTIFYIGINIGAFLASIVVGLVAHEYGWHYGFGLAGIGMLLGQGVYMYGQRYLTHVGNFAGASEDPEVIAAMKRPLTKIEWDRIIVLLISFLIIIVFWAAFEQAGGLMNLYTDAKVNRVIPLIDYTVPAAVFQSLNAGYIILFGALVGAFWIRRAKAGKEASSLFKMALGTIIMGLGFVFMMFASKEASAEAYGKAAMYWIFLAYFFHTIGELCASPVSLSFITKLAPVKYASIMMGVYFAATGFGNKLAGTIGESSQLEPFKGDLIANVETVNGLTGTVEEGEGDAKTAIYPIAEDKNFSFKTSVSTENGQLVFTDMESGEVLNPIFKLDAEATARLEEDFKIVAETHPTPLHAKLLFEKDEEAVKVEANKGDGKDYSVSFVLEEQQSDQEFNTFMMITILTVAFGLLLIVFLKKLKALTHGAEDVKEEEESLT; encoded by the coding sequence ATGTCGAATCATACAGACGCTTATGCGGAGATTGACAAACAACCGCATTTCCTAGGGCATCCCGCAGGACTGTTCGTCCTGTTTTTCACTGAAATGTGGGAGCGATTCTCCTACTACGGGATGCGCGGGATCTTGACCCTGTATATCGCCGCCTCTGCGACCGCTGCCGACCCCGGTTTGGGTTGGACCACCAAAGATGCCTTGTGGCTGTATGGATGGTATACCATGTTGGTGTACGTGATGTCCATTCCCGGTGGGTATATCGCCGACAAATTCCTCGGCCAAAAGAAAACTGTATATCTGGGTGGCCTGTTGTTGTGTGCAGGGCATGGGGTATTGGCCATTCCAGACAAAACCGCATTCTTCATCGGTTTGGGATTGATTATCCTCGGTGTTGGCTGCTTGAAACCCAACATCTCCACCATGGTCGGTGGACTCTACCGCCCGGGTGACCCGCGTCGTGACTCTGGTTTCACCATCTTCTATATCGGGATCAACATTGGAGCGTTCTTGGCTTCCATCGTGGTAGGCTTGGTCGCCCATGAGTACGGTTGGCACTATGGATTTGGATTGGCGGGAATCGGCATGTTGCTCGGCCAAGGTGTGTACATGTATGGCCAACGTTACCTGACACATGTCGGCAACTTTGCGGGAGCATCTGAAGATCCAGAAGTGATCGCTGCCATGAAACGCCCGTTGACCAAGATCGAATGGGACCGTATCATCGTCCTCTTGATCTCTTTCCTGATCATCATCGTTTTCTGGGCTGCATTTGAGCAGGCGGGTGGCCTGATGAACTTGTACACCGATGCCAAGGTAAATCGTGTAATCCCATTGATCGACTACACCGTACCAGCAGCCGTGTTCCAATCCTTGAACGCAGGCTATATCATCCTCTTCGGTGCATTGGTCGGAGCATTCTGGATCCGCCGCGCGAAAGCCGGCAAAGAAGCCTCCTCTCTCTTCAAGATGGCATTGGGTACCATCATCATGGGACTCGGATTTGTGTTCATGATGTTTGCATCCAAAGAAGCTTCTGCCGAAGCTTACGGCAAAGCAGCCATGTATTGGATCTTCCTCGCATACTTCTTCCACACCATCGGTGAATTGTGCGCATCTCCCGTATCGCTGTCCTTCATCACCAAGCTAGCACCTGTCAAATATGCGTCCATCATGATGGGGGTATACTTCGCGGCCACTGGATTCGGTAACAAACTCGCAGGTACCATTGGTGAATCCTCTCAGCTTGAGCCGTTCAAGGGAGATCTGATCGCCAATGTCGAGACCGTTAATGGATTGACAGGTACCGTCGAGGAAGGCGAAGGGGACGCAAAAACCGCCATCTATCCGATCGCCGAAGACAAGAACTTCTCTTTCAAAACCTCTGTGAGCACTGAAAATGGCCAATTGGTTTTCACTGATATGGAATCTGGCGAAGTCCTGAACCCAATCTTCAAATTGGATGCTGAAGCAACTGCCCGATTGGAAGAAGATTTCAAGATCGTTGCCGAGACTCACCCAACCCCATTGCACGCCAAGCTCCTCTTCGAAAAAGACGAGGAAGCCGTCAAGGTGGAAGCCAACAAGGGGGATGGCAAAGACTACAGCGTATCCTTCGTCTTGGAAGAGCAGCAAAGCGACCAGGAATTCAACACCTTCATGATGATCACCATCTTGACGGTGGCATTTGGTCTCTTGCTGATCGTATTCCTCAAGAAGCTCAAAGCGCTGACGCACGGTGCCGAAGACGTGAAAGAAGAAGAAGAATCATTAACCTAG